A single region of the Bos mutus isolate GX-2022 chromosome 24, NWIPB_WYAK_1.1, whole genome shotgun sequence genome encodes:
- the LOC138985404 gene encoding tetratricopeptide repeat protein 9C-like → MEKRLQEAQLYKEKGNQCYREGKYRDAVSGYHRALLQLQGLDPSLPSPIPNLGPQGPALTLEQENLLHTTQTDCYNNLAACLLQMEPVNYERVKEYSQKVLERQPDNAKALYRAGVAFFHLQGYDQARHYLMAAVNRKPKDANVRRYLQRTQLELSSYHRKEKQLYLGMFG, encoded by the coding sequence ATGGAGAAACGCCTGCAGGAGGCTCAGCTGTACAAGGAGAAAGGGAACCAGTGTTACCGGGAAGGGAAGTACCGGGATGCTGTAAGTGGGTACCATCGAGCTCTGCTGCAGCTGCAGGGTCTGGATCCAAGTCTGCCCTCCCCGATACCTAATCTGGGACCTCAGGGCCCGGCCCTCACACTTGAACAAGAAAACCTACTTCACACCACCCAGACAGATTGCTACAACAACCTGGCTGCCTGTCTCCTTCAGATGGAACCAGTAAACTATGAACGGGTGAAAGAATACAGCCAGAAAGTCCTGGAGCGGCAGCCTGATAATGCCAAGGCCTTGTATCGGGCTGGAGTGGCCTTTTTCCACCTGCAGGGCTATGACCAGGCCCGGCACTACCTCATGGCTGCTGTCAATAGGAAGCCAAAAGACGCCAACGTCCGGAGGTACCTTCAGCGGACACAGTTGGAACTCAGCAGCTACCATCGGAAAGAGAAGCAGCTCTACCTGGGCATGTTTggttaa